One window from the genome of Emys orbicularis isolate rEmyOrb1 chromosome 10, rEmyOrb1.hap1, whole genome shotgun sequence encodes:
- the DHRS7B gene encoding dehydrogenase/reductase SDR family member 7B isoform X2, with product MDLTFTAIVPLLLGSVGLFALFRLLQRMRMRAYLQDAVVVITGATSGLGKECAKAFHAAGSRLVLCGRNGERLQDLVQELSAKANHAKNVICSQIHKPFTVIFDLSDTKTVVSAAEEILKCVGHVDILINNAGISYRGTILDTGMDVDKKVMETNYFGPIAFTKALLPSMIKRQQGHIVVISSVQGKISIPFRSAYAASKHATQAFFDCLRAEMEQYEIDVTVVSPGYIQTNLSVNAVTADGSRYGVMDKNTIEGRTAAEVAQVVLNAVGQKKKEVLIAGLLPSLAVYLRTLSPRLFFTFMASRARKERKVKDS from the exons ATGGATCTCACCTTCACAGCCATTGTCCCACTGCTTCTGGGCAGCGTGGGGCTCTTCGCCCTCTTCAGGCTGCTGCAGCGAATGAGGATGCGAGCCTACCTCCAGGATGCAGTAGTGGTGATCACAGGAGCTACATCTGGCCTGGGGAAAG AATGTGCAAAAGCTTTCCATGCAGCTGGTTCCAGACTGGTGCTTTGTGGCAGAAATGGTGAGAGACTACAGGACCTGGTGCAGGAGCTCTCTGCCAAGGCCAATCACGCAAAGAATGTAA TTTGTTCACAGATACACAAACCTTTCACTGTGATCTTTGACCTCTCTGATACTAAAACGGTAGTAAGTGCTGCTGAAGAGATCCTGAAGTGTGTGGGTCATGTGGACATACTGATCAACAATGCAGGGATCAGTTACCGAGGCACGATATTGGACACGGGGATGGATGTGGACAAAAAAGTGATGGAAACCAACTACTTTGGTCCTATAGCATTCACAAAAG CTCTTCTGCCCTCCATGATCAAAAGACAACAAGGCCACATTGTGGTGATCAGCAGCGTTCAAGGCAAAATAAGCATTCCTTTCAGATCAGCAT ATGCAGCCTCCAAGCATGCCACCCAGGCCTTTTTTGACTGTCTGCGAGCGGAGATGGAACAGTATGAAATCGATGTGACTGTTGTGAGCCCTGGCTATATTCAGACAAATCTGTCTGTCAATGCTGTAACTGCAGATGGATCTCGCTATGGAG TTATGGACAAGAACACCATTGAAGGCAgaacagctgcagaggtggctcaGGTGGTTCTTAATGCAGTGGGGCAGAAGAAGAAGGAGGTGCTCATAGCTGGCTTACTGCCTTCCCTGGCTGTTTACCTGCGAACTCTGTCCCCCAGACTCTTCTTCACTTTTATGGCATCTAGAgcaagaaaggagaggaaagtaaAGGACTCTtag
- the DHRS7B gene encoding dehydrogenase/reductase SDR family member 7B isoform X4, whose protein sequence is MDLTFTAIVPLLLGSVGLFALFRLLQRMRMRAYLQDAVVVITGATSGLGKDNGNSLSAAEEILKCVGHVDILINNAGISYRGTILDTGMDVDKKVMETNYFGPIAFTKALLPSMIKRQQGHIVVISSVQGKISIPFRSAYAASKHATQAFFDCLRAEMEQYEIDVTVVSPGYIQTNLSVNAVTADGSRYGVMDKNTIEGRTAAEVAQVVLNAVGQKKKEVLIAGLLPSLAVYLRTLSPRLFFTFMASRARKERKVKDS, encoded by the exons ATGGATCTCACCTTCACAGCCATTGTCCCACTGCTTCTGGGCAGCGTGGGGCTCTTCGCCCTCTTCAGGCTGCTGCAGCGAATGAGGATGCGAGCCTACCTCCAGGATGCAGTAGTGGTGATCACAGGAGCTACATCTGGCCTGGGGAAAG ATAATGGGAATAGCT TAAGTGCTGCTGAAGAGATCCTGAAGTGTGTGGGTCATGTGGACATACTGATCAACAATGCAGGGATCAGTTACCGAGGCACGATATTGGACACGGGGATGGATGTGGACAAAAAAGTGATGGAAACCAACTACTTTGGTCCTATAGCATTCACAAAAG CTCTTCTGCCCTCCATGATCAAAAGACAACAAGGCCACATTGTGGTGATCAGCAGCGTTCAAGGCAAAATAAGCATTCCTTTCAGATCAGCAT ATGCAGCCTCCAAGCATGCCACCCAGGCCTTTTTTGACTGTCTGCGAGCGGAGATGGAACAGTATGAAATCGATGTGACTGTTGTGAGCCCTGGCTATATTCAGACAAATCTGTCTGTCAATGCTGTAACTGCAGATGGATCTCGCTATGGAG TTATGGACAAGAACACCATTGAAGGCAgaacagctgcagaggtggctcaGGTGGTTCTTAATGCAGTGGGGCAGAAGAAGAAGGAGGTGCTCATAGCTGGCTTACTGCCTTCCCTGGCTGTTTACCTGCGAACTCTGTCCCCCAGACTCTTCTTCACTTTTATGGCATCTAGAgcaagaaaggagaggaaagtaaAGGACTCTtag
- the DHRS7B gene encoding dehydrogenase/reductase SDR family member 7B isoform X5 has translation MDLTFTAIVPLLLGSVGLFALFRLLQRMRMRAYLQDAVVVITGATSGLGKECAKAFHAAGSRLVLCGRNGERLQDLVQELSAKANHAKNVICSQIHKPFTVIFDLSDTKTVVSAAEEILKCVGHVDILINNAGISYRGTILDTGMDVDKKVMETNYFGPIAFTKALLPSMIKRQQGHIVVISSVQGKISIPFRSAFMDKNTIEGRTAAEVAQVVLNAVGQKKKEVLIAGLLPSLAVYLRTLSPRLFFTFMASRARKERKVKDS, from the exons ATGGATCTCACCTTCACAGCCATTGTCCCACTGCTTCTGGGCAGCGTGGGGCTCTTCGCCCTCTTCAGGCTGCTGCAGCGAATGAGGATGCGAGCCTACCTCCAGGATGCAGTAGTGGTGATCACAGGAGCTACATCTGGCCTGGGGAAAG AATGTGCAAAAGCTTTCCATGCAGCTGGTTCCAGACTGGTGCTTTGTGGCAGAAATGGTGAGAGACTACAGGACCTGGTGCAGGAGCTCTCTGCCAAGGCCAATCACGCAAAGAATGTAA TTTGTTCACAGATACACAAACCTTTCACTGTGATCTTTGACCTCTCTGATACTAAAACGGTAGTAAGTGCTGCTGAAGAGATCCTGAAGTGTGTGGGTCATGTGGACATACTGATCAACAATGCAGGGATCAGTTACCGAGGCACGATATTGGACACGGGGATGGATGTGGACAAAAAAGTGATGGAAACCAACTACTTTGGTCCTATAGCATTCACAAAAG CTCTTCTGCCCTCCATGATCAAAAGACAACAAGGCCACATTGTGGTGATCAGCAGCGTTCAAGGCAAAATAAGCATTCCTTTCAGATCAGCAT TTATGGACAAGAACACCATTGAAGGCAgaacagctgcagaggtggctcaGGTGGTTCTTAATGCAGTGGGGCAGAAGAAGAAGGAGGTGCTCATAGCTGGCTTACTGCCTTCCCTGGCTGTTTACCTGCGAACTCTGTCCCCCAGACTCTTCTTCACTTTTATGGCATCTAGAgcaagaaaggagaggaaagtaaAGGACTCTtag
- the DHRS7B gene encoding dehydrogenase/reductase SDR family member 7B isoform X3 — protein MDLTFTAIVPLLLGSVGLFALFRLLQRMRMRAYLQDAVVVITGATSGLGKAFHAAGSRLVLCGRNGERLQDLVQELSAKANHAKNVICSQIHKPFTVIFDLSDTKTVVSAAEEILKCVGHVDILINNAGISYRGTILDTGMDVDKKVMETNYFGPIAFTKALLPSMIKRQQGHIVVISSVQGKISIPFRSAYAASKHATQAFFDCLRAEMEQYEIDVTVVSPGYIQTNLSVNAVTADGSRYGVMDKNTIEGRTAAEVAQVVLNAVGQKKKEVLIAGLLPSLAVYLRTLSPRLFFTFMASRARKERKVKDS, from the exons ATGGATCTCACCTTCACAGCCATTGTCCCACTGCTTCTGGGCAGCGTGGGGCTCTTCGCCCTCTTCAGGCTGCTGCAGCGAATGAGGATGCGAGCCTACCTCCAGGATGCAGTAGTGGTGATCACAGGAGCTACATCTGGCCTGGGGAAAG CTTTCCATGCAGCTGGTTCCAGACTGGTGCTTTGTGGCAGAAATGGTGAGAGACTACAGGACCTGGTGCAGGAGCTCTCTGCCAAGGCCAATCACGCAAAGAATGTAA TTTGTTCACAGATACACAAACCTTTCACTGTGATCTTTGACCTCTCTGATACTAAAACGGTAGTAAGTGCTGCTGAAGAGATCCTGAAGTGTGTGGGTCATGTGGACATACTGATCAACAATGCAGGGATCAGTTACCGAGGCACGATATTGGACACGGGGATGGATGTGGACAAAAAAGTGATGGAAACCAACTACTTTGGTCCTATAGCATTCACAAAAG CTCTTCTGCCCTCCATGATCAAAAGACAACAAGGCCACATTGTGGTGATCAGCAGCGTTCAAGGCAAAATAAGCATTCCTTTCAGATCAGCAT ATGCAGCCTCCAAGCATGCCACCCAGGCCTTTTTTGACTGTCTGCGAGCGGAGATGGAACAGTATGAAATCGATGTGACTGTTGTGAGCCCTGGCTATATTCAGACAAATCTGTCTGTCAATGCTGTAACTGCAGATGGATCTCGCTATGGAG TTATGGACAAGAACACCATTGAAGGCAgaacagctgcagaggtggctcaGGTGGTTCTTAATGCAGTGGGGCAGAAGAAGAAGGAGGTGCTCATAGCTGGCTTACTGCCTTCCCTGGCTGTTTACCTGCGAACTCTGTCCCCCAGACTCTTCTTCACTTTTATGGCATCTAGAgcaagaaaggagaggaaagtaaAGGACTCTtag
- the DHRS7B gene encoding dehydrogenase/reductase SDR family member 7B isoform X1: MDLTFTAIVPLLLGSVGLFALFRLLQRMRMRAYLQDAVVVITGATSGLGKECAKAFHAAGSRLVLCGRNGERLQDLVQELSAKANHAKNIHKPFTVIFDLSDTKTVVSAAEEILKCVGHVDILINNAGISYRGTILDTGMDVDKKVMETNYFGPIAFTKALLPSMIKRQQGHIVVISSVQGKISIPFRSAYAASKHATQAFFDCLRAEMEQYEIDVTVVSPGYIQTNLSVNAVTADGSRYGVMDKNTIEGRTAAEVAQVVLNAVGQKKKEVLIAGLLPSLAVYLRTLSPRLFFTFMASRARKERKVKDS; the protein is encoded by the exons ATGGATCTCACCTTCACAGCCATTGTCCCACTGCTTCTGGGCAGCGTGGGGCTCTTCGCCCTCTTCAGGCTGCTGCAGCGAATGAGGATGCGAGCCTACCTCCAGGATGCAGTAGTGGTGATCACAGGAGCTACATCTGGCCTGGGGAAAG AATGTGCAAAAGCTTTCCATGCAGCTGGTTCCAGACTGGTGCTTTGTGGCAGAAATGGTGAGAGACTACAGGACCTGGTGCAGGAGCTCTCTGCCAAGGCCAATCACGCAAAGAAT ATACACAAACCTTTCACTGTGATCTTTGACCTCTCTGATACTAAAACGGTAGTAAGTGCTGCTGAAGAGATCCTGAAGTGTGTGGGTCATGTGGACATACTGATCAACAATGCAGGGATCAGTTACCGAGGCACGATATTGGACACGGGGATGGATGTGGACAAAAAAGTGATGGAAACCAACTACTTTGGTCCTATAGCATTCACAAAAG CTCTTCTGCCCTCCATGATCAAAAGACAACAAGGCCACATTGTGGTGATCAGCAGCGTTCAAGGCAAAATAAGCATTCCTTTCAGATCAGCAT ATGCAGCCTCCAAGCATGCCACCCAGGCCTTTTTTGACTGTCTGCGAGCGGAGATGGAACAGTATGAAATCGATGTGACTGTTGTGAGCCCTGGCTATATTCAGACAAATCTGTCTGTCAATGCTGTAACTGCAGATGGATCTCGCTATGGAG TTATGGACAAGAACACCATTGAAGGCAgaacagctgcagaggtggctcaGGTGGTTCTTAATGCAGTGGGGCAGAAGAAGAAGGAGGTGCTCATAGCTGGCTTACTGCCTTCCCTGGCTGTTTACCTGCGAACTCTGTCCCCCAGACTCTTCTTCACTTTTATGGCATCTAGAgcaagaaaggagaggaaagtaaAGGACTCTtag
- the TMEM11 gene encoding transmembrane protein 11, mitochondrial isoform X2, with amino-acid sequence MIILSSTECYIVHEIYNGENAQDQFEYELEQALEAQYKYIVIEPTRIGDETARWITVGNCLHKTAVLAGTACLFTPLALPVDYSHYISLPAGVLSMACCTLYGISWQFDPCCKYQVEYDAYKLSRLPLHTLTSSTPVVLVRKDDLHRKRLHNTIALAALVYCVKKIYELYVV; translated from the exons AT GATCATCTTGTCCTCCACGGAGTGTTACATTGTGCATGAAATCTACAATGGGGAGAATGCTCAGGACCAGTTTGAGTACgagctggagcaggccctggaAGCACAGTACAAATATATAGTGATAGAACCCACTCGCATCGGTGACGAGACCGCTCGCTGGATCACAGTTGGGAACTGCCTGCACAAGACCGCCGTCCTAGCAGGCACCGCTTGTCTCTTCACCCCTCTGGCACTTCCAGTAGATTATTCCCATTACATCTCCCTGCCTGCTGGCGTGCTGAGCATGGCCTGCTGCACCCTCTACGGTATCTCCTGGCAGTTTGACCCTTGCTGCAAGTACCAAGTGGAGTATGATGCCTATAAACTTTCCCGCCTGCCCCTGCATACGCTCACTTCCTCCACTCCTGTGGTGCTGGTGAGAAAGGATGACCTGCACAGAAAGAGACTGCATAACACGATAGCACTCGCTGCCCTGGTGTACTGTGTAAAGAAGATCTATGAACTCTATGTTGTATGA